The DNA region ctctgaccttccagcattcaccccaataactggccacaggtttgattttattaataagactctttaagatccctgctacatggatctctgagttcgaggccagcctggtctacagcgcaagttctaggacagctggggctacacagagaaaccctgtctcgaaacaacagcaacaacaaacaaagcaaaaagaagtgTATGCTGTCTGCCCCAGCATGGATGAACCTGGAGGGCACTGCACCAAGTGTGGCTGTCCATCACAGGACAAGCACTGCCTGGTTTCACTTGTACGACATCTAACATAGTCTGCTGTGTAGAAGCTGAGTCGAACGGTGGGTAGGTGAGAGGAAGGACAcggaataaaagaaaatagggactggagagacgacTCAACAACTCCAACCACCGGAAGAgtaatgactgctcttccagaggccccaggtgCAATTTCTAACACCCACGCGGTGGTTCACAACTCTCCGTAACTCCATCTCCacgggatcagatgccctcttccggcttccatgggcaccaggcacgcaagtggtgcatagacacacatgcaggcaaaacacctatgcacataGAACATGTAAATTGTTTTCAAAAAGCTCCTCAAAGGTGACTAGAGTGGACAAAATCACACTTAAAATTACATCGCTGTGAACAATTCATGAGAAGAttcagagagagaggacagaaaaatTATCAAGAATCTGAtgaagcgccgggcggtggtggcgcacgcctttaatcccagcactcgggaggcagagccaggcggatctcagtgagctcgaggccagcctgggctatcaagtgagttccaggaaaggcgcaaagctacacagagaaaccctgtctcgaaaaaccaaaaaaaaaaaaaaaaaaaaagaatctgatgaAATCTATCAGAAAGTGAAAGCTAGAAGATAATTAAAGCATCAAAACCCTAAGGAAAAACAGAATTCGACCCCAGAAAaccatggccgggcggtggtggtgcacgcctttaatcccagcactcaggaggcagagctctctgagcttgaggtcagcctggtctatacagaggaaattccaggacagccagggcatttttttttgttgttgttgtttttgtttttcgagacagggtttccctgtgtagctttggtgcctgtcctggatctcgctctgtagaccaggctggcctcgaactcacagagatctgcctgtctctgcctcccgagtgctgggattaaaggcgtgcgccaccaccatccggcgaaaccctgtcttgaaaaacaaaacaaaaaagagtgagAGTCGAATAAAGATGTTTTCCGGCGTATGAGGTGCAAAGACTTTACCTCCCAAGCTCTCTTTAGACGTGAGTGAAGGATGATGTTCTCTACCAAAAGCAGTGAGTAGATGAGGAAAAAAGAATCTGGGATATAGGAATCCCAGAAGAACTGAGAAAGAGGCCGAGGCAATCTCCCGTCAAGGGTGACTCTGGAGGACACGGGGCCAActgatgaagaagaagatgatcCCAAAGTCTCGAGAAATGTAAGCAGATGAAAATGACAAGATAACTAACATGAGTGCAGACATTGGGCGGTGTTTTATACAGCTGGGAGAGGGTAAGTTGAGTCAATGACCAATTAGTTTCTAAAAATTACCCATTTGTTTTATAACAACTAAAACAAAACTTGTGCGGAAAAGGAACCATCAGCTATAGCAATATGTGATTAGACTGTTGAGTCTTATGACTTCACCAGTAATTAAACCAGCGGTTCTCAAGATTCCCAATGCTTCAACCCCGTAACACAGTTCCCCATAtcgtggtgaccccaaccataaaattattttcgttactacttcataactgtgacttTGCTACTGtctatgaatcgtaatgtaaatatctgtgttttccagtggtcttaggtgacccctgtgaaagggtcgtgcAACtgcaagggggtcatgacccacaggttgagaactcctgATTTGAAGTATTCTGTGGCTGATGCATTGGAACTGAAcctagagcctcacacatgcttaGACAAACACGGTAGACACTAGCTACATCCTCAACCTTCTTTGAAGGCTACcacacttctttttatttatttttctttctttccttttttttggggggggggataagtCTCACTAAGTTTTGCCTGCTTGgtcttgaattcattttgtagcTCAAGAGGCAGACCTGGACTTACcgatcttccttcctcagcctcctgaataacTGGGATTATAAACCTGTATTACCCACTTGGTTTCATTTCAAATACTAAAAGGTATTATTTCAGAGCTGAGGAGAATGCTTGCCTCGAAGTCATGAGGGTCGTCATTCAGTccctagaatccatgtaaaaatggGCACGGTGGCAGGCTTATAACTCCAGTACTGGGAGGGCAGAGATCCGAGGGTTCCTGGGGCTCGCTAGACTATcctaattagtgagctccaggccaatgagagacactACATCAGATGAGGtggatgatttttgttttgtttttttttggcgggcggtggggggggtgggggggggagaagggttcgagacagggtttctctgtgtagctttggtgcctgaactggatcttgctctatagaccaggctggcctcgagatccgcctggctctgcctcccgagtgctaggattaaagccgtAAGACACCGCGCCCAGCCATGTGGATGGTATTCTTGAGTGACAGCTCCCAAgtttgttctctggcttccacacatggacacacatgtgcatgcacatccccgaacacacacacttacaaaataaaacatcttttaaaacagccttttgaagtgtgtgtgtgtgtgtgtgtgaacatgagtgGAGTGCCAGTATCCTTGAAGGGCACTGGATCCATTGGAGTTGGAGTTTCAGGAGGTTgtaaactgcctgatgtgggtgctgggaactgaacgcaaAGCAGTATgaactcttttgttgttgttgttattgtgagATAGGGTCTTCTATGTAGTCAtagctgccctggagctcactatgtagaccaggatggcctcgaactcacagagatccttctgcctctgcctcccaaatgctgggattaaaggcccgtgCCACCATGCTCTGCCAATTCTTTTCAgagctggggtctgaactcaaggcttcatgctttctaggcaagtgctctgccactgagttaaaTCCTAACCCCCCAGTAGgcactcttaaccaatgagccacctctctagtccccTCAAGAAGCTATGTTACGTGGCTCAGTGAAACGCACAATCCAGCTGAAATAGTACTTATATGGCCATAATTATCTGAGTGTTGAATACCAGTGTAGCCAAAACTGTGATAAGAAAGTgctgggagccgggcggtggtggtgcaagcctttaatcccagcactcgggaggcagagccaggcggatcgctgtgagtttgaggccagcctgggctaccaagagagctccaggaaaggcgcaaaactacgcagagaaaccctgtcttgaaaaaccaaaaaaaaaaaaaaaaaaaaagaaaagaaagtgctgGGAAACATAGGTAGGAAAATGCATGCAGAGCTGAGGGTTAAGAGCAGAAAATGGGGTAAAACAGCTAAATCTCAACTGCATCATGGGAAGTCAATAATAAATGATCCATATTATTGAAAAAtctataactaataaaagaataTTATTGAACAATAAAGTAACTTTGGAAAATTTAGATGTAAACAACAGCAGTTTATTATTCAAGAAAACCTCCCAGAATTCCATTTTAAACGTATGTtttggagaaaattaaaaataagggtTGCAATAAGGACTTATGCAGTCCTAAGTCTGGCTGTGCAGATCCTGCACTCTGAGAACTTGGCTGAAGAACCGTGTCATGCAGAGTGATGTTTCCAGCACATGGCATACTCTCCACAAAGGACAtcaaatcaggggctggagagatggctcagcagttaagaggactggctgctcttccagaggacctgggttcaattcccagcacccacatggcagctcacaactaactgtaactccagttccgggggatctgacatcctcacatagacatacatgcaggcaaaacaccaaggcacagaaaaaaaattcagactctttctgcctctttggcTTTCTGAAGTTCACTGCTCTCTGCATCTCCTTATAGCACAAGTAAAGTGAaagctacttttctttctttttgggatGATAATGGAttatagaaatttaaaagaaggaaaataggaaatattttctaaaaagttAATGACATGTACACAGATGTGTCCATTTAAGAATGTGAGAACATAAATTTGGGGATCCTCTCCTCTGGTCTACAAGCAGAGGAACTGTTAACACCCAGTAGCTAAGTGATTTTGGAGAGCTCTTCTTCTCTTGTCTCTGAGCATTGGTTTGTTTTCCTATTTCATCATGCATCACAAGGAAATGGATTTTGCAGGCAAATCACCTGGAGGAAAGGAATCCTATGGCTTTGTTTTGCAACTTTCCCTCATCCGTTCCTTCAGGCCTCATGCTAGGACCTCAGGGATACAATGTGGAGTAAGAGAGATCTGCTCTCGGAACTCAAAAGCAGATGGAAGCCTGGGAGATGGAGCCAAAACAATCTCACCTGTTAGTAATGGAGATGAGGAAAagcccaaagcaaacaaaaagtagCCTGGAACGGAGGGACATCAAGGAAGTGCTCTCTGAGGAAATGCATGGAAGTCATTTAAAAGGACACTGTTTCTGCTCATAGAGCATCTTGTGTGGTTCatcatctcttttttttaaaagtctacttACAATGACACATAACAAAATTGGAAGTAATAAAACCCACCAATGTTTACTGGATGATTTTATGCTGAAAGCAGAATGtgacaaacacaaaagaaatgtaaacaaggGCTAtcgaggtggctcagaggttaaaagcacttgctgctcttgtagagaaccccaGTTCAGTTTCAGCATCTAtagggtggtggctcacaactgtctgtaactccagtgccaggggatctaatgccctttcctggtctctgaatgcaccaggcacacacatggtagacatacatgcatacaaggCAAAACATTCGTATACATAAGtctcaacctctctctctctctctctcttgacagggtttccctgtataaccctggctgtcttgaaactcactctgtagaccaggctgtcctggaactcagagatccacctgcctctgccttttgagtgctgggatcaaaggtgtgggccaccaccacctggctaattttttttaaaacagtaacatAAGGAAATTATTACAGAAATTTAAAGAACAGTATGTCAAATCAGTTTTGAGACACAAAATGAGgtaaatttcaaaaatatgaatAGAATTTTTCCAGGTGATGGTGAGGCAGCTACACTCCCAGACTGTGAATGgggtttatttttcatgtttaaaagacttttgtttatttttgtgtgtatgggtgagtgcctgcatgcatgtctgtgtaccacatgcgtgcctggtgctgAGACCGGGTCTCCTgttcactgacctggaacttgcctgGTGAGCTAGGCTTCTTGGCCAGCGAGTGCTGGGGGAtttgcctttctctgcttccctaggGTCAGAATTACATACCTATCAtgccccacttaaaaaaaaaatatttgggtgGGGGGAACACTTGCTACAAAATATGTGTGGGTGTCAGAGGAGAACCCAGGAAAGTCTGTTCTTCCATCATATGAGTTCGTTCCTAGGATGGAAATCTAGTTATCAGTCTCTGGGGCGGGCatctttatctgctgaaccatctcgctGCCTACCTCTCTTTTAAacgtgggttctggaaatcaaactcagaccCCAGTTcttgcaaagcaagcattttacAGACTGAGCTATCCTCCCAATCCTTGGTTAGTCTTTAGAAGAGGTGAATGGTACAAGCCACAAGGGCTGTTGAATTTGGTTGACTAGTTAGAACTCTCACATTCCACTTCTCAGCTATCATGTTAGGGACCTTGCTGAAGTCACATAATCTTCATCTTGAGTGAATTTTCAATATACGTGCATGGTATTGCCTGATTCTCAATAGACATGTGCCAAGTGATCAAGCAGATAGGCCAGTGATATTTAACTTTGGGTGCAAAAGGTAACTTCAGTTTTAAGAAGCATTTATTTCATTTGGGGGCGGGGAGGTTCAAACAAttgtgttgtttgatttttttttttttttttttaagaattctgtTGGATAAGAACACAAATGTcactttttagtttgttttttctattatgtagctctagtCTTTGGCAGtgctggatcttgttctgtagaccaggctggcctcgaattcacagagatccacctgtctctgcctcccgagtgctgggattaaaggcatgcgccaccatgcctggcttcatttggtttccaaaagccaaagaaaagggggcacctggatttgaaccagggacctcttgatctgcagtcaaatgctctaccactgagctatacccccaatGGCCACTAGTGACTTCCTCCGCCTCTGTGGACACTCTAGACATGGGGCTGAGGATGGACAGACAGTCCATACCCATTCGAAAAGGACTTGCCAGCTATGGGCAAGGTGTGCGGGTCACCAAGCACTGCGATCTACCACGTCTGACCAACGAATCTCAGGGCTAGTTTAACTTTTGCCTCTCGGGGATGATAGGTGACGTTCCTGTTTCCCATCACTAGCGACTGAAACCTGGTAGAAGACTTCGCAGGTTCCACCATCTCTACATTTCGTCTTTCCTGTCCCTTCTGTGCCCCAGAGGCTAGCGGAGGCTGCTGAGCGGTAAACTCGTTACTCTCGCCAcccgggagaaaaaaaaagcaagaaattcAGCTCCTGAATCAGTTCTTAGCCCCGAGGTCAACGAGCCCCACGCTCCGCCCACCGTGCCTGTGGGACGCAGGAGCAGCGACGCCACTCTGCCTGCGACGCCGGCTGCCCCGAACCAAGGCGCAGGGGCTGGGGCTGTGTGTCGTCATATGTGTGCGACAGCATCTGCGCTGTTGCTTTTTCGTCGTTGAGGCTGCTGCGCTCCGGAGTCAGCCGAGGCTCCGGGTCTGTTCATTCTTGTTGGACTTTGCGTTTGTGTCTGGAGAGGGAGCTCGCTTCCGGTGTTGCGAGTCCTCGCCTGGAGACGCGCGAGATGGAGAAGGCGTGCGAGGATTGTCCCCATCTCTTGCTCCCCGTGCCCGGAGTGTCTGGACTCGGTGTCTCTGGTCTGTGGAAAACCTCCGGCTGTGGACTTCGCGGGAAGAGTCACCCCCTCGAGATCGGGAGGACTGCAGTGGAGAGCAGAGCCACTGGGACCCCTCACGCTGTGACCCCGGGGATCGCGTGCTGTCCGCGGTGGCTCAGTTGGAGACCGAGCCCGGGGAGCTTCAGGTTTCCTCTTCTTGCTCTCCTTCCAGAGAGGGGACCCTTTCGGATCGGGGAGCTTATTTTAGCTCAGACAGGGAAAAGACACACGCAATTTAAGAAATGATTTCGGCTGTGCAACGTCGGACACTTTGATACTAACCGGCGGCAATCACATCCAGCGAGATCATGGGCAAGTTCCCCCGGACAGATCCCGACGAGTTCTTCTGTTAAGAGTTTTCTGCTGCAGAGACCAGCTTTGGGGGAATTATGTATTACTGATGAAAAGAGGGCTTACCGTAATGTATCCAGAGGTATTGCGAAGGGGATTAGGTAGGTGTGGGTTCCAGGAAGGGCAAAGACGGGGCGCAGGACCACAATCTGATGAATGTTCTCATCATATCACCAAACGTTGGAGTTTTTCAACATGT from Peromyscus leucopus breed LL Stock chromosome 22, UCI_PerLeu_2.1, whole genome shotgun sequence includes:
- the Trmt61b gene encoding LOW QUALITY PROTEIN: tRNA (adenine(58)-N(1))-methyltransferase, mitochondrial (The sequence of the model RefSeq protein was modified relative to this genomic sequence to represent the inferred CDS: inserted 2 bases in 1 codon; deleted 4 bases in 3 codons; substituted 1 base at 1 genomic stop codon): MGLRMDRQSIPIRKGLASYGQGAATPLCLRRRLPRTKAQGLGLCVVICVRQHLRCCFFVVEAAALRSQPRLRVCSFLLDFAFVSGEGARFRCCESSPGDARDGEGVRGLSPSLAPRARSVWTRCLWSVENLRLWTSREESPPRDREDCSGEQSHWDPSRCDPGDRVLSAVAQLETEPGELQVSSSCSPSREGPFRIGELILAQTGKRHTQFKKXFRLCNVGHFDTNRRQSHPARSWASSPGQIPTSSSVKSFLLQRPALGEYVLLMKRGLTVMYPEEIKDVLMMDISPGDTXLEADSGCGAVSLFLSKAGKIGITKGGHGAGGDIISRAHWPANLVEAVSSRFSEETYWDCVQGPTHARAYKVFVLIEINIFPFSESITQVIKLLDGIYTCELALSCEQISEVRDWLLCLTKRRSGILLSKSQTKINTNLQLHSLKEIGVGNEVFQEENHVELQFYFMLVSDRKYCRFLSILANTFTQYYTHITIRYSSEIFLIQKLKCSVFLFC